GCCGACGCCGGTGTGAGTAGAATTGAGACAACATAGGAGAACTTGGAATCGACGAAAGTGACTTACAGCATGTATGCCTTTTGCGTATCAGCGATACTACTTCTTTCATCTCGAGCTCATGTTTCCCTTGCAATCTTGTCTCGAAACTCAGGGCCAATTAACTTCAAGTTCTTACAGTGACTGTCAAATAGATCTATGacacagggaagaagctcacagAGGCCAACTGCTGTTAGGGTCTAGAAGAGGAATCACTGAAATCTGCCCTTCGCTCGAGGTGTACTAccagcgctctatatatgccTGAGCTGCTCCTTTGTTGCTTGGTCCCCCTCCTCATGCCCcttaagctatcccttaatcGGCGAGGCCTGACAGTGACCCTAACAGCAGTCAGCGCCAGTGAGCTTCCTCCCTGAATATTACGCCTATTGACAGGTACAGTGAGAAAGTTTGCAATAAAGGAAGCTACATATGCACAATACCGTGCTAAACCAGTTGAAGAGATAAATTACTGAAGTCTGCCCCTTCCTAGACGTGTGTTCCCAGTACTGTATATTTATCTAAGTTGCTCCTTTGTTGCTAGGACACCTCCTAGTACTCCAAAATAACCCATATCCGGAAGTGCTCTGACAGTAATTCATGCCTGGCTTCTTGTCTTTCAACAAATATAGTCCCTGAAAGTTACAGTCGGAATTGAGGTGACAGCCAAGGCGGTCTCGTCCCACTTCCCATGCTCTGGTTGCTTGAAGCTCGAAACACCGTGGACCACGGTCCTCAGAACATGGTAGATTCTGTCCCGCCACCGGACTGAGCCACCGATCGCAGGTTTCGAATTCACCACGGTCTTTGCCGTATGTGCGTTCCATTACCTGATCCGTTGTGGTTGCCGCGTCTATGTAAAGTGGATTTATTGTCGTCATCTGCCTACCCAGAAGAAAGAGAAGCAAGAGAAGAGAAGAATGGATATAACACGGAAAATGAGGTCTTTGCCTTACCCGGTATCCAAAACCATAACTATACTAGAATTCGCTACCAAACCTATGCTGAAGACGAGCTCGGGGTGTTGATATGATCATGTAAGTTAGAAAATCTGACCTGCTACGCACgcatagttatatatatcaAATAGAGGGACAGATTAGAGACGACCAATCTCAAAGTGCTGCATTATTGCCTGAGCGGCAATGGGCGGGGCGTCGAAGATGGGATCTGCAAAGATAGTGGTCAGCGCGTTGTCACACGAAACTTTCCCAACGGCGTAAACAGCTAGGAAAGATCGTCCCCGGATACTGACTCCAAGAAAATGACTTGTCGAGTGGTCAGAAGCCTATGTAGTCGTATTTTATGACGTGGTCCTCGGCCATGGTTTCCTCAATGACCGCTCGGCATGTGCTAGAGCACTGTTCCACGCCTGGAACTTGGTTCTTCATGGTCTTCTAGATGAGGCACTGTTTCGTGTTCTCATCATTGTGCTTCGCCCTGTCCCAAAGTCCCACAGTCCGCCGGTTGGCTGGCTGTTTCGACCAACGAATCCTTATCTTCATCCGTCGATGACAAATACGCCGTAGGTACTTTGGGGGCAGTACCTGTACTTGCACGTAGACTTGCAGAAGCGGTGGGAGTTCAGGTCAAACTCGTCCCAGGCCGCACCCGTGCCCACAACCAACTTTCTGCAGCGATTTGACGGGCCCCGTAAGCTGCTCTCCGGGCAGAGTTCATAGTTTCATGGAGATTGACAAGTCCGCGTTCAGGTTCGGGGAGTCGACTTACACGCAGCTGATCTCGTCTGTTGTGGACTGAACGACCGGCGCTTTCACGTCTTTTTGCCGAAGGCCTGGGGATCGGCGgcgatatatatataaccaGCGAATTTTGGCTTTTCCGATCCAATCATCGGGTGTCCCTGGTCACCGGCGTCATATTGCTGATATGTTCTCTGCGACATTCTTCGTTCCAGGGGCGAGGTCGGAACAAGAAGTTGAAAGTCGATGGTCCAAATGAGAAGAAAATTGACTGGTTTAGATGCAAATGTCCAGACACGGAGCCATCAGACTTTGATCAGCAACCAGAGCGGAATTAGAGGAGAGGACCGTCGGTCTCGAATTTATGAGCTGGTAGCAATCGGTCTTCTCCGCCCCGGATGATTCCTTTGATCTTAGCACCGTTGACATAGCCAGCTGCGTTCGCACATCTGCCATCGCTTGTATTTGACTTGAGAAGAATAATAGAGACTTCGCATGGTTGCCCCCCATAACCGTCCAGAGCTATACAGAAGGGTCGGCCGCAGCTTGAAGAGTCAATCAAAGGCTTGATTGATCAGATCCAACGATTTGAGCAAGTTTTAGACTCTCTTACCCCGATAAACTCGCCCTGATCGTGGAGAATTACACGAAATGAAGTCTAGATAGATGAAGTCGATAGTGCGGCATTCTATGTAAACTAAAGCTTGGGTACAGGATGAACTTAACTTACTTgcgatttatatataacctgTTTAATGACGACAAAGAATCTCTTGCATGGCGACCTTGCCCCATGTGTATTATGGTTGAATGAAAGAGTTGAAGAGAAGACATTCAAGTGTAAGAACTCGATTGTGAAATTGTTTGATATATGCGCATTCTAGTAAAATTCATCTGCCACTATGATCAGGAGCAAGTGATAAGTCAAGGTCATAAACGTACCCTCAACACGCAATGGAATGGCTGGAAATGCATCAGTAGACGATTACTATCAACGTGATCATTTGAGGACGTGGAATGAAGGCGAACCTACATCAGCCACTGCTAAAGGTTATTAACTGTGAGGCAAGATGTGTTAGCGAATACATCAACTCATGTACTGTTAGTTCATTGAGCATAGGCCATCTGAGTTGGAATCCTAAGACGGGTTTTGAGCTGAGGGCTCCTACGTGCTCTCCGGGGGTTTGAGGCGTTCTTAGTGGTGCCCTGCTGAGTATACTTGCCTTCACTCTTATAGCTGATAGAATTGTTCCTCACCCAAGGATGGCCCCCAATCAGATCCAAGATCGACTTCTGGGGTTCGACAGTATCATGACGCTTGGACAAGTGACTACTCTGAACAGTGTCTAGCTGAGCTTCCTCGAGGTGACTTGACTTTGGCGAGTCCTCGATCTTCTTGACAGTCCCCTGAGTGAGCTAGGCTTCGCTGACGGCCGTCTTTGTAATCTCGCCAGCACTGAGAATCTTGATATCATGATCCGCTTCATGAGGGAACGAAGGAGAATCGAAGAGGACCATAAAGTTGTCGTAGTCAACTCCGTACCGACCTCCAATAGAGGTGCCAGAATTGCTCGTGCCAGGTCCAAAACCATAGCAATGAGTGCCGATGACAACGTACAATGACTTGTCCTCGAAGACTTTGAGGACTGGTCCTCCAGATTGGCCTGCATTCGTAATCCCATCAGAACAATAACTCCTGACAGGCTAGTAAAAGGGGTGTACTTTACCTTCATAGGTTGAGACTCGGTATTCGATCATATGCAAAGTGCTGTCTTGGAGATCGTACTCGGTACGAGCGAACTCTTGATACATCAAGGCACCCCCTTCACCATCTTCACCCCTTGACCCGGGGAGCTCTTTGTCTCCAGGATATCCTACAACGCCGAGTCTGACTTCGCCAGAAACAGGAGTCGGGTCTTGGACAGGGAACATATTGAGATCACCCTCGAACGGACGGTCGAGCTTGATGAATGCAACATCATGCGTCCTAATTTGTGGGCCCGACTGAACCCACTCCAGGGTAGTGATCACTCGCTCACCAAGACGAGCTTGAACATCGTGCTTCTCGCTATCAACCGAAGAACGCCCAGCATATCCAATGAAGCATTTGATCTCTTTTGCACGCTGGTAGCGATATTTCCAGTCGTAGACAACGTGTCCTGCAGTGATAACAGTGTCAGGACTGATGAGCCAGCCGGAGCCCATCATCCAAACTGTTCCACCGCTACCATTGTTGAATGCAGCTAGGATTTTGACAACAGCTGGGAGACGTCAGTCAAGGAACTTGAGCCATCTGGAAATGCGAAAAAGCTTCTGATAATCATTTCACAACTTACATCGGAACTTGCCACCATCCGCAAAGTCTTCGGGATCAACAGCACGGCGGTGATCCTTTGCAAAGACGCCTTCCTCCAGGTCACCCGCTTCAGGCTTGTATGGATTGGCTACAATGGCGGACTCCACCTTGGTAGAGGTCGGTTGGTAGAGACTCCAAACCGCCGCCTGAGGATGGTGCTCATCCATTATTTCTATGCAATGCTCGGAAGTGAGTTCCAGTACAAGGATGATTTTGAAGTAGGTGCTGTGGGACTATTAGAATAACGGCGAGAACAATAAGATTAGTAACCGTGACTGTGACGGCTTTGTCTGAACCTGTGAAATGAACTGTGATAAATGATGATCTATGATGCTTCTTATGCACTGGTGTCTGCACAGCGTAGAGATGGATTGAACATGTCAGGAAATGCTTCCATCTATCATCTATTTCAGTGCGAGCCGTAAACTTGATAGACTTCAGCTGTCGTTCTTAGCATTTCTGTTTCAACTGGCGCCTTGGTGGGTTTCGATGACCTGGACTCACCCCTCCTCTCTGGATTGGTAAGAGTAAGTCACAATGCAGACTTTGGTGTCTCTGAATCGATCATCTCGGGCTGAATAATCGCACCCAGACCCTCAGTTTATCATCCTTGGCATGTACAGGGTTCGAAAAACAGACTTGTTTCTACGGTAATCACGAAGAATGTGTCGGTCTACAGGTGACCTGATAAACTCAGCCGCACGCCCAAAGTTAGTAGTCATGAAATGCCAGAGATATTGTCGCTTGGTTCTGATGTATTAGGTTACTCATGTGCACGAGAGTGAGTTCGAAAGGGAGGCTCGTTTACTACGGCTTATTGAAAGTAGCTCACATCGCCCACTGAAAGTTCTGCAGCACAGCATCACAATCTAGAGAATGAATTCCGACTTCAATTTTCAGGTGGGTCAAGCAAGTATACCAAATGACGAAAAAGGCTATCCCAGTTTCAAAGGTTCAGGGCGCGGCCGCTAGCTGGAGGAACGATGTGTTGCCGACCAGGGGTCAAATCTTGGCGTGAATCCATCAGGAATGCTGATTTTCCGGACGCGTGATGGAGGTCCACTCAAGAGACGCTACTGATCTCTCAACCAAATTCTTTCGCATTCCACAGCGTATGTGGTCCCACAGATCCTCTCGTCAAGATCTTCTACTTATCATCAGTCACCTGATTCATTTTTGCGCAGGCCGACATGGAATATGAGTAGAACAACACTGGGGTTTTCGCATTGCGAAGACATACAAGTAGGCTCATGTGGTCTCATCTACCTTGTTGCATGTCAGCGCGTCAAAAGATAATTAAAGCCATAGTCAGCAAACCCTTTTCAACCAATACGCCACGATTTATATCAAATTGCGTGCCTGCCTATCCAGCTGAGCCAGCCGCTGACGAGTACGCTGGAAATATCGGGATCAGAGCTAAGGAGAATGCGAAACATCAGAACTTGAAGACACCCAATTCCGTGACTGGAAGCATGGCTTGAATGTTGGTTGCTCAGCCGGCCCCTCCCGCAGCCCTTCCCGCACCCATTCCGTTGCCACTCACATTCCACATAGGGCCGTCTCGTCAGCTGCAGAAGATACATCTGATAGAAATGCGTTTCTGCCTTCGATGGTATGAGCTGCCAGGCCGGGAATTATTAATCTAGACTGGAGTCCAATTTGCGGAGAACGTTGGGGAACGTTCTGGTACGTTAGACACATGTTTTCCCAATGACGCAAATATAGAGGAGCCAAACATAGCCAGAATGCATACTGGCATGATTCTGATCCTCAGGCACGAGAGGTAATTCCGTGGCGGGACTTAAAGTATCGCAGGCCGAAACAGTCAGGATGGTTGATACGTCAATGTGGGAAAACATGACAGCTTCTGGATTTCAATATACGTGTAAGATTGAATGCTGTGTACTATCATTAACCACTGAACGACAGATGTTGCCTGGCTTTAACTGACATTTAAGGAATGATGAAAGAAACGCCAAGTTGATATTGCTTGGCCTGAGTCTGACTTCGAAGGTTTGGATATCTTGTCGTCCATTTGGGCCATTCCCACGGTTAATCTATTGGTTGTAAAGACGAAATCAGTTCTCTCAGCAGCATGTTTTGTGACTCAGGCTATCGGTGAGAAATGGTGGGTTCAGACCAAAGCTTACAATAAGGACTCATATTCGAGAGACGAGTCGAACTTGAGCATTGGGGCTTCCAAGAAAATCCAAACCATCTAGCGGTAAGCGAGGGTATTTGAAAGGGGAATAGGAACCAGAGAAGCCTCCGTCTTGATGCGAAGTCATTCTCAAATTTGAAAGCAGATATACCTTCAACTTAGGCATGTCCACATTTTGGGACACCATATTCGTCTGGTCTCGTGCACTAATTTACTATGGTACTTCATTTATATGTGGCAATGAAGGGATGAGCTCGAAATCTTGGTGGTGCACCTCCTGAAACGATGTGTTCATTAGTTGTAATTAGCCCGCCGTTACTAGCCATGTGGACCTTTGCGATGGTGAAAGAGTACCTTACGTCAGGAGGTTCGAAGTCAGCTTTCGGAAGATTGAGTACTTCACTTACTGAGAGCCGCACGAGCTGAAGGCGTTCGGCTCCCCGTAGTTCCACTAGCTGTGAAAATCGTAGGTCCTGCGTATTGCACGGGACCTGCGCTTGATCCAGCCACATGTTTCCCTTTCGTAGAAGGTTCGATCTCGACCATCGTCAAGCCAAAGGCCCGCGCAATTTTGCCGCAGCTAACTTCGTCCTTGATGATCCCCGTCGCACAGATTCCGTGAGCTGTTAGTCGTGGGGGGTTCCGGCTTCGTCTCTGCGTGAGAGACATCAGCGCAGCAGCAGATGTAAATTCCTGGCTTGAGAGTCCAGCAGAGGTTAGGCTTTGGGCTGTACTCGGTGAGTTCTACACCCGATGTACCGCACTTGGATGCGAGAGAGGTAAAGCCATTGCCTGTGTCGACTCGGTGATACCAGCGGCACGTTGCGCTTTCGCTGGGGAGACCTGACCAATCCTAAAATATGGTTGTCCTCTTGCCTGAGCTTATGAGACTTCGAGAAGTGCTGTTCGTTGGGATCTTGCTCTCTTTTACCACATCTGTGGGGGGCGTTAAGGCGTTGTACCAAACTTAAATATCTATTGTCTTCATGGTAAGCCGGATATCGCTAGCATCGACGGCATTTTCCACCTTGGCTCTACGCTATAGCGACCTTCTGGATCGCAACAATACTGTCAAAAGTTTTGGTTAGAGAGACCAAAGACGCTAACGTCTGTCAGTCGGCACAGATATGGGCAACAAGACGATTGGGCACTCAGTCGCTGGCTCCTCCGAATTGGGCTGAAAATCCCCGTATAGCAGAGTCCACAAGTCGCTCGCCCAGACCCAGGCAGTTGTAGATGCTCGCAACTAGCTGTGTGCCTGGTCAGAGAGAGATCCGTTACAGTCATTGTTTGAGTCAAAGGACTTCTTCATGCCGTCTAGCAAATGATTCAATCCCCCGCTGAAACCTTGCCCCTAACCAGGCATAGTCAACACGAGCGCACTACTAGTTGTCCGGCCTTCGACTACATGGATTGGAGCCACTTCACTACAGAGTAAGCAAGAGAGGGGTGGATGCATTCTCGGGGTCATTCATGGGTATGGTAGTTGCGTTGATGACGGTTGCATCTCTAGCAAAGTCTGGATCAGCACCAATTATACAACTCCAAATGAGAGGGTTGGTACGGTGTTCGTTCAAAGAGACTAGCAGGGAGAAACAAAGCATGATAATCTTGTAGTGCTTCAAAAGATGAACCAAGTGGTAGGAAATCTACTTAATTTAAGCTACACTACCTTCTTGTTTATGCCATTACCTTCaatccttattttatttcaTGCCCGGGTATTTCCTCTTACGCACCTCCATGAACTCCCACAGGGCCGTCTTCATACTCTGCATACGAAACAACGATGCGGAATCACTCCTATCCGCTTGCCCCACAATATCTTCACCTGTTTGCTCAATGGTCGTAATATCCTCCGTGATTGTATCTTGCAAACTCGCAAGCTCGTTCCACGAGTCTGACGAGGGCCTGGGTGTGGCTGGAGGCGCTGCGTTATCTCCAGCAAAGAACTGTCTTGAATCCTGCAGAATCTCCTTGATTCCAAGCTTGATTTTGTCCATCCTGAAGCACATGCTGACACCTGGAACAAGAGCCTTGACCATTTTATGGACTCGCGGAGAGTGTGCCTGATATGCAGCCGCGGCTTTCTCCAAGTCTGCCAACTGGGGTTGAGTGTTGCATTTTCCTGATGCCTCCTGAAATCCCCTGCTGAACATAAGGATCAGATCGCATGCCAGCATCAGCATAAGTCTTCCTGTGGTTGGTAAAACAAGAGGAACATTGGAACCGGCGGAAATTAGAAAGAATGGCATCCCTAGAAATATTCCGGTCGTGATAACTGAGACGGTAGCAATCGCTTCAGCTGTCGCTGTCGCGATACTGTTGCCTTCTTTGTCGAATATGTTCCGCCCGTAAACATCAAAAGCAGTCTTTCCATCGACTCCTGGGATCCCGAAGCAGGAGAGAATAGCTTCACGAAGCTTGATTGCGGCTGACTTTCGGTTCATGGGGGTTGCTGCGGGCAATCCGGCCGTCAAAGTGGATCTGCGTACGACGTTCTTATAGATGGCCATAACGCTCTCCAAGGCTAGATCCACCTTCAGGTCAAGGCGTGCAACCTGAGCCCGGATGTATAGGAGTCTAATCTTCTCATGAGAAAAGCATTCTGCGGTATTCACAGACCAGGCTTTGAATCGATTTATCATCGTCTGTTGATGTGAGCTTAGGTGTCAGAGGcctatctgcgtaggtactCTTTAGAACACAGACCTTTTGACACTGCAACGCAAACATCGAAGCGGCCGCCATCCAAATTCATGATCAGTTTCTCGAGATCTCGGAGCCGCTTATAGACTTGGTCGCGCGCAAATTGAGCCAGATTCTCTAAATCAGGCGTCTGGCCCTGGGCCAACGCTGACATCACTCCGTCACTGAAATGAATCTTTTCGAAGTCATCCTTCTTCGTGGCAATCACAATGACTGGAATATCTTTCGCATATTCGGCTATGATTCGAAAAAGTTCCTGAGTCGCTTCTTGCACTGGGCGCTGATTGTTGACTTCGAGACAAAACCTGATGCTGTATTAGAGCTCGCAACAACGGGAGGCGAAGGCATGGAAATATTACCAGATAGCATGAAGACGCTTGTTAATCTCAGTATTCCTCTGTTTTTTTCTCAAAAACTCCCTCACAGCTTGGAGCTCAGCGGTAGCAGCGGCTTCAAAGCCCCTAGAATCGTGTATGACGAGATCCGGCCTTCCAGGCCAAGTGAGTTCATCCTGGACATTATGCTCACCTCGAACGTCATTAGAGCTTTTGGTCACCTCTTCACTATCAGGCACGCCAAAGACCTTATTGATCAGTGAGGATTTCCCGACCCCAGTGTTGCCACAAACTAAAATGCGAAGAGGTCCGAAGTCTTTGTAGTCCTGTATTGCCGCGTCGTTCCAAAACCCTTGATTCGGAAAATCCACATCCTGTCCCAAAATTTTGTACCTCCACTTTTCCAAGTTGTCATAGAAGGGGAATCTCTGCATGTCCAATCCAATGCCAATGTACCTGTCGAGAAGGAGGTAGACGGAGGGGTGAATAGTAGTGCCTTGAGGCTCTGTCAGCATCCCGTTTATCTATCACACGTGATCCTAATAGTGGAGAGATAGATTAGTTAAAAACATACCTGAAGAATAGCTCTGCAGTCCGCCACCCTTATCAAAGAGGGTCCGGATTCTCTCTTTCTGAAAAACCGCCCTTGGGCTTTGCTAGACCGTGTCGAACACTGTATCTTTCATCCTCATGCAACATTTGGATATCCGCCATTTCGAAACGTATCCCATTGTCCGTAGTACAACTCCAAGGATTGCCATGGCCTTCGAGAATTCTGAGCAGGATAGGATCCATAAGACTGGCCCGATCGCCGGCGAATTCAGCAGATCCAAACTTCAGACCTAGCATCTTGCTTTCGCTGACCGTCCACTGAAGTGGATACAGCGACAACCCATCTCTTGCAGAGGATCCCCCGATGTCTTTATGGCTACCTACAAACCAGGCCTGCACAGCCAGGTTCCGTTGCAGTTCCTGGTTCATATTGAATCGGGGAGTGTTGAATACGTGTTCTGCAAGCGTAAGTTCATTCAAAGCCAATGCATGGCGAAAGTTCTGAATCACGCTGTTGAAAGAGATGTCAAAGCTTTTGTCGCTACTCATATCCATTTCCATGTCGAATACTCCAACGAATTGGATTGTTGGTGCAGCCCGAGTTGTAGCTTGAAATATCTTCGAAGTCCGGGAAACCGATCAGCAACAGGAGACATGAGCAATGAAATCAACAGCTTTGCTGCTAGAATGTCAAGGCGGACTGCTTACTTGACCATCTCCAAGGCCTGCTCTCCCTTGCCTTCTGCGATACTCTCTGAGAGTTTTTTCGTAGTCGGTTTTGAACTCTCTTTCAGTTTTATCGGCTGATACCAGAGCTCGTACATGGTAAAGTAACCCCGCCACAGCCTGGACGACAAAGCCGCCCCGCCCGAAGCCAAAGAGCCATACTTCATCTTCAGGCCCGGTCAATCGACAACAGTCTCGGTAGACTTCCCTGATATTATCCGAAATCCCGGATGCGATTGCACTACGCATCGTTAAGCCGCGGTCATGAGATTTGATCCCAT
This genomic interval from Colletotrichum lupini chromosome 11, complete sequence contains the following:
- a CDS encoding ATP synthase F1 yields the protein MDEHHPQAAVWSLYQPTSTKVESAIVANPYKPEAGDLEEGVFAKDHRRAVDPEDFADGGKFRSVVKILAAFNNGSGGTVWMMGSGWLISPDTVITAGHVVYDWKYRYQRAKEIKCFIGYAGRSSVDSEKHDVQARLGERVITTLEWVQSGPQIRTHDVAFIKLDRPFEGDLNMFPVQDPTPVSGEVRLGVVGYPGDKELPGSRGEDGEGGALMYQEFARTEYDLQDSTLHMIEYRVSTYEGQSGGPVLKVFEDKSLYVVIGTHCYGFGPGTSNSGTSIGGRYGVDYDNFMVLFDSPSFPHEADHDIKILSAGEITKTAVSEA